The following is a genomic window from Myxococcales bacterium.
TATAAATGCATGTTGATGTTGCTCGTGGGGTTTTAGTACTACTAAATCTCCGGGCAAAAGATCTTCGTTATTTTTAATCTCTACGAAATACGGTAATTGAAGAAATGCTTCAAATTCATCTGCGGAGGTAAAGCGTACACAAGAAACGGCTCCCAAAAAATATAAAGCAGCGTTCCAACAATTTGGACCAAGTATCGCTGTGGACTTGTTATCCAATAAATTTTTTATTTTGCTCGGAATGCCTTCTATGACTTCGCTTTCACTATGATACTTCAGGCTAAAATAATCCCAGCAGAAGTTATTTTGTTTATCTCTCGTATCCGAAGCAAAGCTAAAGGTAGAATTCAGCACAGTCAAAAAAACTAATATTTTATTCACTAGCATTTTTCCTTAATTTTTTAAGCTTCGTAACAAAATAATTATTTTGAATTATCAGGCAAAGCTAGAGCCAGGGTGGTTAGCATAGAACAACACAATTACAATTCCCAATGAATGGAGCGAATACGTGCAAAGACATTTTGGGGTTATTTATCAATCTGGCATTATTAATACATAGCTAAAATGGTAGTTCCCCAAAAAATGTAGCCTTTAGAGTAGGATTTTCTTGTTTAAAGGAAAATCTGTACTTCTAGGCCCCACCACAAATGGGGAATTAGCAAATATTCGATAAAAAAAGTTTGCGAGTTTAATAAGAATTGTCGTTTAGGTTACCCTTACGGCTCTACCAACACCATGAAAATGCGATAGAGACCACTTTTAAACTCCTCGCCAGAAGTTTAATTTTTAGATATGCCGATAAAATTCTCGCCAGCGTTTCAACTTAGTTTTATATCGAACAAAAGTTACAAACCTCTCATGGTCTCTTATTTTGGATTCAAGCAAGTTAATGCTGTCAAAATTTTGAAGTAAATTGTTTACTTCAAAGCCGTCATCATCCAGGTTGTACAGTCGATATTCATCAGGATTTTTTCCGTCTGGATCCCAATAGCGCATAAATGACCATCGTTTTCCTCGCTCATAAAATCTAATTGATTCAACGAACCTGCTTCCTTGAATGGGTTTAAATGTTCCAAAGGGTACTAAAGGCAGCATCCAACGAGGGAGAAGATTATACCACGTTAAAGCATAGTTATTTTTCCCATGAGATATGTCATCTTCTGTGCGAGAGTAGACAACGCGTGAAAAATCCTCCTGTTCATCATCAAATAAAATACCTGACAGGTCTCTACCTAGAAGGGGGAGGGCTTTGGTGAAATTATTTTCTAATTTTTGCAGTGTTTCATTTGCATCGATATTTAAGAGTCCAAGAATTGTAGGCAATACATCCACATGCCCTACGAACTGTTTCACTATCCCAGGCTTGATACCAGGGCCCGAAATGAAAAGCGGGACATGGACAATTTCTTCGAACAATCCATGCCATTTTTGTTGTTGTCCGCCTCTACGGCCAAGGTAATCACCGTGATCGGAGCTGAAAATTATGATGGTGTCGTCATAAAAATTCGCTTCCTTAAGAATATTGATAATACTCATGAGATGCTCATCAGATTTCTTTAAAAGGCCATAATAAAACTGTCTGAGCTTATTGATATTTTCTTCGCCCTTATAAATGGAATTGATGGCCCATATCCAGCAATACATTTTTTTGTAAGTGTATTGGTAATCTTTATGCACCGATGCTTCAAAAGAAAGATCCAGAACATCTGTTTCGCGGCAAACAGGGGGAATGGGAGCATTCTGATCTATGTGCAACTTACGATCAAGCAAATATTTCCACATCAAAACAATATCGTGGGGGTTTACCAAGTTAACAAAACTAACAAATGGTCTTTCATCCCCATCTTCTCTTAAGCTAGCTTGTTGATTAATAAATGTTTGGAATTCGCGTACATAGATCGGATCACGATGAAAACCATCGTTTTCTATATCGGGTCCGTGCGGTTCTGGTCCAAACCACTCATTAGGAAAACCAAAATCTTTTAAAACCTTTGCGTCACGGTAAGCTTGGATATTTTCAGGTATTTCTTTAAATTTGGGGCTTAAGGTTTGTAGTAATTTTCCTTTTTCATCATATAAGTCTCTATCTGCAAGGTGAAACTTACCAAAATAGCTCAGTTTTTCTTCGTCATAGCCGGCTTCCTGAAGCCAGTGTCCAACTGTAGGAACGCTCTTTGGGGCAAGTTCTGTCATGCGAGGATCACCTAGCTGCTTAGCCATGCCATTGGTGTTTTTAAGTTCTGTTATTTCAGGATCTTGGCCGGTATAAAACACTCCGCGAGCTGGCACACAGGCTGTTGCGTTGGCATAAGCATTTTTAAATTCCTTACCTCTTTTTTTAAGCATTTGTCGCGCAGGCAATTCCTCTTGAGCCCATGTATCGATAACCTCTTCCCAACCATGAGGAGTTATAGATTCTTCATCTGAAAGGATTACAACAATATTTTTTTTGGCTTCCAAAAACTGTGCCCACAGGCAGATAATCAAGAGTCCTAAAGAGGATTTGAGCATAAATGAGTTCTCTCCGATTGCTTTCTTTTTTAAGCTGATTCCCCAAACAAATGAAAAGCAATCTTTAGTTCCCTTTGACCTTATTACAAAAAAGAAAGCAGAAATTTTATTTTTTTAGTCAAACCGACATTGCGAGACTGGGCTCAGTGGTAAAAAATAACAGCTCGCTCTGAGGTAAGATAAAATTGCAGGAGTTTTTAAGTGCGTTATCAACCAAAACTTATCGAAAATAAATGGCAAAAAGAATGGGAAAATAATTCTCTTTTTATCACCCCACGTGATCTGGACGAATTGAAGAAAAAACCAAAATATTTTGCTCTTGATATGTTTCCTTACCCTTCAGGAGCAGGGCTACATGTAGGACATCCTGAAGGCTATACGGCAACTGATGTGGTTGCACGTTATAAGCGCATGAAAGGTTTTAATGTTTTACATGCGATGGGGTGGGATGCTTTTGGCTTGCCTGCAGAACGTGCTGCTATGAGAGACGGTATCCATCCTGCTGTTATTACCAAACGCAATATTGATAATTTCAGAGCTCAAATCAAACGGCTGGGATTTTTTTATGATTGGTCGAGAGAAATTAGCACGACTGATGAAACTTACTATAAATGGACTCAGTGGATTTTTTTGAAGCTCTATCACAAAGGACTCGCTTACTTGGCAGATGTCAATGTTAATTGGTGCCCAGCGCTTAAAACAGTTTTGGCCAACGAAGAAGTTAAAGATGGCAAATATGTTGAGACAGGTGATCTGGTTGAAAGACGCTTAATGCGTCAATGGATGCTTAAGATTACTGCCTATGCAGAACAATTGCTCACTGATCTCGACGATGTTGATTGGCCCGAGAGCGTAAAAGAAATGCAGCGCAATTGGATTGGCAAATCAGAAGGTGCTGAAATTTCTTTTACTGTCGATAATTCAAGCGACTCATTAAAAGTTTTCACTACCAGACCAGATACAATTTTTGGCGTGACTTTTATTGCGCTTGCTCCTGAACATTCCTTAGCCAAAACTTTGCTCGATGAAAAACAAAAAGAAGCAGGGCTTAAATACATTGATGATGCTCAAAAGAAAGATGATGCAGAACGCACCAACGCTAATAAATCAAAGTCAGGCGTATTTACGGGAAGCTATGCTGTTCATCCGCTGAGCAAAAAGAAATTGCCTATTTATATAGCCGATTATGTACTAGCCAACTATGGATCGGGAGCTGTGATGGGAGTTCCCAGTGATGATGAACGTGATCAAGAGTTTGCTCTTCAGTACGCTATCGAAATTATTCAGGTGATCGAACAAGACCGCATGATCAACTCAGATTTTCTTGATGGTCTAACTCCTCAAACTGCCGGAAAAAAAGCTATCGAAGCTTTAGAGGAGGGTGGTTATGGCACAAAGAAAGTGAGCTATAAATTGCGTGACTGGCTGTTTTCGAGACAGCGTTACTGGGGCGAACCATTCCCCATCGCTTATGATTCCAACATGCAGCCTTTTGCTCTGAGGGAAGATGAACTTCCGGTAACACTACCTCAGATTGATGAATACCGTCCTACAGATGACGGGCGACCTCCATTAGCACGTGCAGATGATTCATGGCGCACAATTTCTTTGCCTAATGGAGAAAAAGCACAAAGAGAAGTAAATACTATGCCTCAGTGGGCTGGTTCTTGCTGGTATTATTTGCGCTATATCGATCCGCAAAATGATAGGGCACCTTTTGACAAAGATCTTGAGAATTATTGGATGCCTGTCGATTTATATATTGGCGGCGTTGAACATGCTGTGCTCCATCTTTTATACGCGCGTTTCTGGCACAAAGTATTGTTTGACTGTGGTTTAGTGCACACCAAAGAACCATTTCAAAAATTATTTAACCAAGGGATGATCTTGGCACAAAGCTACCAAGATGAAAACGGAAAATATTATCACCCAAGCGAAGTCGAAGAAAAAAATGGTGCTTTTTATACAAAAGAAAGCGGCCTGTTATTAAAAACCCAAATCGAAAAAATGTCCAAATCTCGTTCTAATGTGGTAAATCCCGATGACGTAATTCAACAATACGGTGCTGATTCTATGCGCCTTTATGAATTGTTCATGGGTCCGTTAGAGCAAGTAAAACCATGGCAGATGAATGGTGTTGAAGGTGTACATCGATTTTTACATAGAGTGTGGAGATTAGCTGTCAACGAAGAGAGCAACGAGTTGAGCTCAGTTTTGCATTTTGGTGAAGAAAGCCCAGAGCTTTTAAGTGAGCTTCATAAAACTATCCAAAAAGTTGAGCAAGATATCGAAGAATTGCGTTTTAATACAGCAATCGCTCAAATGATGACCTTTGTAAATGTTGCAACGGCCAGCGAAAAAATTGCCTGTTCCACTTTAATTCAGTTTTTGCACCTTTTATCGCCCTTTGCCCCACACATATGCGATGAAATATTCAGCAGGCTTGGACAAAAGGGGTTTTTGCTCGCATCCAGTTGGCCTGTCTTTAATAAAGATTTGCTTATCGAGGATGCCATAAAGCTCGTGGCACAGGTTAACGGCAAAGTGCGGAATATTTTGCCAATATCTAAAGGCCTTAGCAAAGAAGAAGTAGAAAAATTAGTTCTTAATGATAGTGAAGTACAGCGATTTATTGATGGAAAAGAAATCGTAAAAATTGTTGTTGTACCTGATCGATTAGTAAATGTGGTTGTTAAATAATGAATGATAAAAAAACTTTTGTAACGACGGTTGCTTTTGTTGGGCAGCCAAATGTAGGTAAAAGCACTTTGCTCAATGCACTGGTGGGGGCCAAAATTGCTCCAACTACCAGAAAAGCACAAACGACACGCAGAATAATTCGCGGTATTAGAACCAAAAATAACTGCCAACAAATTTATTTTGATACGCCAGGTGCTGTAAGAACGCAGACAGGGCTCGATCATTTTATGCATGATCAAATTTTTCAGGCGTTAAATGATGTAGAGCAGGTCGTTGCTATTGTTGATGCCAAGGATCCGATTAAAAAACAT
Proteins encoded in this region:
- a CDS encoding sulfatase-like hydrolase/transferase, whose translation is MLKSSLGLLIICLWAQFLEAKKNIVVILSDEESITPHGWEEVIDTWAQEELPARQMLKKRGKEFKNAYANATACVPARGVFYTGQDPEITELKNTNGMAKQLGDPRMTELAPKSVPTVGHWLQEAGYDEEKLSYFGKFHLADRDLYDEKGKLLQTLSPKFKEIPENIQAYRDAKVLKDFGFPNEWFGPEPHGPDIENDGFHRDPIYVREFQTFINQQASLREDGDERPFVSFVNLVNPHDIVLMWKYLLDRKLHIDQNAPIPPVCRETDVLDLSFEASVHKDYQYTYKKMYCWIWAINSIYKGEENINKLRQFYYGLLKKSDEHLMSIINILKEANFYDDTIIIFSSDHGDYLGRRGGQQQKWHGLFEEIVHVPLFISGPGIKPGIVKQFVGHVDVLPTILGLLNIDANETLQKLENNFTKALPLLGRDLSGILFDDEQEDFSRVVYSRTEDDISHGKNNYALTWYNLLPRWMLPLVPFGTFKPIQGSRFVESIRFYERGKRWSFMRYWDPDGKNPDEYRLYNLDDDGFEVNNLLQNFDSINLLESKIRDHERFVTFVRYKTKLKRWREFYRHI
- a CDS encoding leucine--tRNA ligase, translated to MRYQPKLIENKWQKEWENNSLFITPRDLDELKKKPKYFALDMFPYPSGAGLHVGHPEGYTATDVVARYKRMKGFNVLHAMGWDAFGLPAERAAMRDGIHPAVITKRNIDNFRAQIKRLGFFYDWSREISTTDETYYKWTQWIFLKLYHKGLAYLADVNVNWCPALKTVLANEEVKDGKYVETGDLVERRLMRQWMLKITAYAEQLLTDLDDVDWPESVKEMQRNWIGKSEGAEISFTVDNSSDSLKVFTTRPDTIFGVTFIALAPEHSLAKTLLDEKQKEAGLKYIDDAQKKDDAERTNANKSKSGVFTGSYAVHPLSKKKLPIYIADYVLANYGSGAVMGVPSDDERDQEFALQYAIEIIQVIEQDRMINSDFLDGLTPQTAGKKAIEALEEGGYGTKKVSYKLRDWLFSRQRYWGEPFPIAYDSNMQPFALREDELPVTLPQIDEYRPTDDGRPPLARADDSWRTISLPNGEKAQREVNTMPQWAGSCWYYLRYIDPQNDRAPFDKDLENYWMPVDLYIGGVEHAVLHLLYARFWHKVLFDCGLVHTKEPFQKLFNQGMILAQSYQDENGKYYHPSEVEEKNGAFYTKESGLLLKTQIEKMSKSRSNVVNPDDVIQQYGADSMRLYELFMGPLEQVKPWQMNGVEGVHRFLHRVWRLAVNEESNELSSVLHFGEESPELLSELHKTIQKVEQDIEELRFNTAIAQMMTFVNVATASEKIACSTLIQFLHLLSPFAPHICDEIFSRLGQKGFLLASSWPVFNKDLLIEDAIKLVAQVNGKVRNILPISKGLSKEEVEKLVLNDSEVQRFIDGKEIVKIVVVPDRLVNVVVK